TTGCGATCTCTTTCACGCGGATACGCATTGGGACATCCTATCAGCCCTACGGGCTGGGACTGGGGGACAGGGGCCAGGGCGTCACCTCGCCCCTGTCCCCCAGTGCAAAAGTCGCTAGCTTTTCTACACTTTGACGGGCATCCAGGTCGCTTGCCCTCCAGCGACTCGTTGTCGCATCGTCGCCGGGGACCAAAATTCTAGGCTCCCATGCAGTCGATCTTGGTTATAAAAGGCAATCCATCGCGTTATGGCCGCATAGGCCTCGCCATATGTGGCAAATTCTTGAGTGAGACACTCGCGCTCCAACTGAGCATGCCACGACTCAATAAAGGCGTTTTTATTCGGCGTGGCCACCGGAATGCGTTCATGTTCCAGACCATAGGCGGCACAAGCCGTTTCGAATGCCTCGGCGATAAACTGGGGGCCATTGTCGGTCCGCAGAACGGGAGGCGTCTGCCATTCCGATTGACGCTGCATCACCGCGTGTTTTAAGGTTCGCACAACATCCGTCGCCTGACAATGGAGTCCCATGTGGTAGGCAATAATCATGCGGTCACACACATCGATAATGGCTTGGAGATACAAAAACCGATCCTCGCCCGCGATATACACATAGGTAATGTCCGTTTGCCAGAGCTGGTTGGGAGCCGTGATGATGCGGTTCCGCGCCAGCCGGCGCGGATGCCGGATGCGGCGTTTTCGCTGAGGCCATAATAAGTGCCACTGTCGAAGGAGGCGATACACCTTTTTGAAACTAATCTGTAGATGATAGCGTCGTCGCAAGACCCATGTGATTTTGTGATACCCATAAGCCGCATTCTCCGTCGTCAGAATATCGGTAATCCAGTCCATAATCTGGCCATCGGCGATTTTCTGGCCATTTTGTGTGACGCTGTATCCTCGCGGAGGTCGACCCGGCGCCTGATGGCGCCGATCCGGTTCAGGATGGCGTTGACGATGACGCCACGCATAAAAGGTGGCCCGTGAAAGGCGAATCGTCGCACACCATCGGCGAAGGGACACCTGGGGAGCGCGGCGATGCCAGTCCATCACGTGTTCACACAATTCTGTCACGGACGGATCCCCTTTTTTTGCAGCA
This genomic interval from Sulfobacillus thermosulfidooxidans DSM 9293 contains the following:
- a CDS encoding IS3 family transposase, with product MTELCEHVMDWHRRAPQVSLRRWCATIRLSRATFYAWRHRQRHPEPDRRHQAPGRPPRGYSVTQNGQKIADGQIMDWITDILTTENAAYGYHKITWVLRRRYHLQISFKKVYRLLRQWHLLWPQRKRRIRHPRRLARNRIITAPNQLWQTDITYVYIAGEDRFLYLQAIIDVCDRMIIAYHMGLHCQATDVVRTLKHAVMQRQSEWQTPPVLRTDNGPQFIAEAFETACAAYGLEHERIPVATPNKNAFIESWHAQLERECLTQEFATYGEAYAAITRWIAFYNQDRLHGSLEFWSPATMRQRVAGGQATWMPVKV